The following are from one region of the Stanieria sp. NIES-3757 genome:
- a CDS encoding hypothetical protein (arsenical resistance protein ArsH homolog): protein MTTFNHPPRILFLYGSLRERSYSRLLAEEAARIISDMGAEVKFFHPHELPLRGQVEETHPKVQELRELSQWSEGQVWSSPEMHGNVTGILKNQIDWIPLNIGAVRPTQGKTLAVMQVSGGSQSFNAVNTLRILGRWMRMFTIPNQSSIAKAYQEFNEDGTMKDSPYRDRVVDVMEELYKFTLLLRDQVDYLTDRYSERKEKTNQAIIQTAKNAV, encoded by the coding sequence ATGACTACATTCAATCATCCACCAAGAATACTATTTTTATACGGCTCATTAAGAGAGCGTTCCTACAGTCGGTTGTTAGCAGAAGAAGCAGCCCGAATTATTAGCGACATGGGGGCAGAAGTTAAATTTTTTCATCCCCATGAACTACCACTAAGGGGACAGGTAGAAGAAACCCATCCCAAGGTACAGGAGTTAAGAGAGTTAAGTCAATGGTCAGAAGGTCAAGTTTGGTCTTCTCCCGAAATGCACGGTAATGTTACGGGTATTCTCAAAAATCAGATCGATTGGATACCTTTAAATATTGGTGCAGTAAGACCAACTCAAGGAAAAACTTTAGCTGTAATGCAGGTTAGTGGGGGTTCGCAATCATTTAATGCGGTCAATACCCTGCGTATTTTGGGAAGGTGGATGCGGATGTTTACTATTCCTAATCAATCCTCGATAGCGAAAGCTTATCAGGAGTTTAATGAGGATGGCACAATGAAAGATTCTCCCTATCGAGACAGAGTAGTGGATGTGATGGAAGAACTTTACAAGTTTACTCTGCTACTGCGAGATCAAGTAGACTACTTAACCGATCGCTATAGCGAAAGAAAAGAAAAAACAAATCAGGCAATTATTCAGACTGCTAAAAATGCGGTTTGA
- a CDS encoding arsenical-resistance protein, with the protein MNPESPEINKRAVKAGSQLSFFEKYLTIWVALCIIAGIILGKTFPGVAQSLDAISIYNVSIPIAICLFFMMYPIMVKIDFSQAKKAAKSPKPVLLTLVINWLVKPFTMVAFAQFFLGWLFLPLLSQTELIRGVEVTLANSYIAGAILLGIAPCTAMVLMWGYLSYSNQGHTLVMVAVNSLAMLFLYAPLGKWLLSANNLTVPWETIVLSVLIYVGLPLAAGILSRQWIFRYKGRQWFEEKFLHYLSPVAIAALLLTLILLFAFKGELIVNNPLHILLIAVPLFIQTNFIFLISYVAALKLNLDYEDAAPAALIGASNHFEVAIATAVVLFGLDSGAALATVVGVLIEVPVMLMLVEVCKRTANWFPRHPEKATLLDPRCASPYR; encoded by the coding sequence ATGAATCCTGAAAGTCCAGAAATCAACAAGCGAGCGGTTAAAGCTGGCAGCCAACTGAGTTTCTTTGAGAAATACCTGACTATCTGGGTTGCTCTTTGTATTATTGCGGGGATTATTCTCGGAAAAACCTTTCCTGGAGTAGCTCAATCCTTAGATGCCATAAGCATTTACAACGTTTCCATTCCCATTGCCATTTGTCTGTTTTTCATGATGTACCCGATCATGGTCAAGATTGACTTTTCTCAGGCAAAGAAGGCAGCAAAGTCACCTAAACCAGTATTATTAACCTTGGTAATTAACTGGTTAGTAAAGCCGTTTACAATGGTAGCATTTGCTCAGTTTTTTCTCGGCTGGTTATTTCTGCCTTTATTATCACAAACCGAATTGATTAGAGGTGTAGAAGTTACTCTAGCTAATTCGTATATTGCTGGTGCGATTTTATTGGGAATTGCACCTTGTACGGCGATGGTACTGATGTGGGGTTACTTATCTTACAGTAACCAAGGACATACTTTGGTGATGGTAGCGGTTAATTCCCTAGCAATGTTGTTTCTTTACGCGCCATTAGGAAAATGGTTACTGTCTGCCAATAATCTGACTGTACCTTGGGAAACAATCGTCTTGTCAGTTTTAATTTATGTCGGGCTGCCCTTAGCAGCAGGAATTTTAAGTAGGCAATGGATCTTTAGATATAAAGGAAGACAATGGTTTGAAGAAAAGTTTTTACACTATCTTTCTCCAGTTGCGATCGCAGCTTTATTGTTGACTTTAATTTTATTATTTGCCTTTAAAGGAGAATTAATCGTTAACAATCCCCTACACATTTTATTAATTGCCGTTCCTTTATTTATTCAGACTAACTTTATTTTCTTAATTAGCTATGTAGCAGCACTAAAACTAAATTTAGATTACGAAGATGCAGCCCCCGCAGCCCTAATTGGAGCTAGTAATCACTTTGAAGTTGCGATCGCAACTGCGGTAGTTTTATTCGGATTAGATTCTGGTGCAGCTTTAGCCACTGTGGTTGGGGTATTGATTGAAGTACCTGTAATGTTAATGCTGGTGGAAGTTTGTAAGCGTACTGCTAATTGGTTTCCTAGACATCCCGAAAAAGCAACCTTACTTGACCCTCGTTGTGCAAGTCCTTATCGGTAA
- a CDS encoding glycosyl transferase group 1 produces the protein MKLAYVTTYNAEDVANWSGTGFYILQALRKQSLQVELIGSVKNKYSPVSLAAKGKEYLYKWLLKQSYLCDREPLLLKQYAKKTVQNLSKLKDVDLVFSPGTMHIGHLECDRPIAFWTDATFASLVDFYPKYSNLCKESLKNGHLMEQNTLDRCKLAIYASDWAAQTAIEYYGADLNKVKVVPFGANIDASPTFDEVKYLIEARPSNLCKLLFLGVDWYRKGGDIALKVAEKLNNAGLDTELTVVGCEPIVDGTVPSFVKPLGFISKSTANGKKRINQLIAESHFLILPSKAECYGVVFCEANSFGVPCISRKVGGIPTIIKTNINGKLFNQDAEVSQYCQYISDLFVNYSQYQQLAFSAFNEYQTRLNWNVTVNTVKNLLREAI, from the coding sequence ATGAAATTAGCATACGTAACTACTTACAATGCTGAAGATGTTGCTAATTGGTCGGGAACAGGCTTTTATATTCTTCAAGCTTTAAGAAAACAATCTCTGCAAGTAGAGTTAATTGGTTCAGTTAAAAACAAATATTCACCTGTCTCATTAGCAGCAAAAGGGAAAGAATATTTATACAAGTGGTTACTAAAGCAAAGCTATTTATGCGATCGCGAACCTCTTTTGCTCAAACAGTATGCCAAGAAAACCGTTCAAAATCTATCTAAACTAAAAGATGTAGATTTAGTCTTTAGTCCAGGCACAATGCATATTGGTCATTTAGAATGCGATCGACCTATTGCTTTTTGGACTGATGCTACCTTTGCCAGCTTAGTGGATTTTTACCCAAAATACAGTAATTTGTGTAAAGAATCATTGAAAAACGGTCATTTAATGGAACAAAATACCTTAGATCGTTGCAAATTAGCGATTTACGCTTCTGACTGGGCAGCCCAGACAGCGATTGAGTATTATGGTGCAGATCTTAATAAAGTGAAGGTAGTACCCTTTGGTGCAAATATTGATGCTTCACCAACTTTCGATGAGGTTAAATATCTAATCGAAGCTAGACCCTCAAATCTTTGCAAACTCTTGTTTTTAGGTGTTGATTGGTATCGTAAGGGAGGAGATATTGCGCTCAAAGTTGCTGAAAAACTGAATAATGCAGGTTTAGATACGGAATTAACAGTTGTTGGCTGTGAACCGATTGTGGATGGAACTGTCCCTAGCTTTGTTAAACCTTTGGGATTTATTAGTAAGTCTACTGCTAATGGAAAAAAAAGAATCAATCAACTCATTGCGGAGTCTCATTTTCTGATTCTGCCTTCAAAAGCAGAATGTTATGGAGTTGTTTTTTGTGAAGCAAATTCGTTTGGTGTTCCTTGTATTTCTAGGAAAGTTGGTGGAATCCCCACAATTATCAAAACAAATATCAATGGCAAACTATTTAATCAAGATGCTGAAGTATCTCAATATTGCCAATATATTTCTGATCTGTTTGTTAATTATTCGCAATATCAACAATTAGCTTTCTCGGCTTTTAATGAGTATCAAACTAGACTCAATTGGAACGTAACAGTAAACACTGTCAAAAATTTATTGAGAGAAGCTATTTAA
- the ptsS1 gene encoding phosphate binding protein has protein sequence MNILNKIPLKLSQFIAFGVGTALVAVAIPLASQEKQSIKVDGSSTVYPITKKIIEEYQANQKQPVNIESNFSGTGGGFDKFCRGETDINNASRPIQLDEMEACNNSEVRYIELPVAFDALTVVVNPQNNWLESITLEELAKIWSPEAEGKITRWNQVRPDFPDQPLNLYSPGRDSGTFDYFTEAVIGEAGSSRNDLTASEDDDVLVQGVSQDPNALGYFGLAYYEQRANEMKAVAVDSGKGAILPSRETVEQAQYQPLSRPLFIYVNAASAQKNQTLREFIDFYLAQAPELVTQVGYVPLPEEAYHIDKVTFHKGEVGTVFEGQSQFNLTIPELLRKQARF, from the coding sequence ATGAATATTTTGAACAAAATACCGCTAAAGCTATCTCAATTCATAGCTTTTGGAGTAGGTACAGCACTGGTAGCTGTTGCCATTCCCCTGGCTTCTCAAGAAAAACAATCAATAAAAGTTGATGGTTCTAGCACCGTCTATCCCATCACTAAAAAAATCATCGAAGAGTATCAAGCCAATCAAAAACAACCAGTAAATATTGAGAGCAATTTTTCTGGGACAGGAGGTGGGTTTGATAAGTTTTGTCGTGGGGAAACTGATATTAATAACGCTTCCCGTCCGATTCAACTCGATGAGATGGAAGCCTGTAACAACTCAGAGGTTCGTTATATCGAATTACCTGTTGCCTTTGATGCGCTCACAGTGGTGGTCAATCCTCAAAACAATTGGTTAGAAAGCATTACTCTTGAGGAATTAGCCAAGATTTGGTCACCAGAGGCAGAGGGAAAAATTACACGTTGGAATCAAGTTAGACCAGATTTTCCCGACCAACCTCTTAATCTTTATTCTCCTGGGAGAGATTCAGGGACTTTTGATTATTTTACTGAAGCTGTTATAGGAGAAGCGGGTTCAAGTCGTAACGATCTTACCGCTAGTGAAGATGATGATGTTTTAGTTCAAGGAGTCAGTCAAGATCCTAACGCTTTAGGTTACTTCGGTTTAGCTTATTATGAGCAACGTGCCAATGAAATGAAAGCCGTAGCTGTCGATAGTGGTAAGGGAGCAATTTTACCTTCCAGAGAAACCGTTGAACAAGCTCAATACCAACCTTTGTCCCGTCCCTTATTTATATATGTCAACGCAGCTTCAGCGCAGAAAAACCAAACTTTGAGAGAATTTATCGATTTTTATCTTGCTCAAGCACCAGAGCTAGTAACTCAAGTCGGTTATGTTCCTCTGCCAGAAGAAGCTTATCACATCGATAAAGTTACTTTTCACAAAGGCGAAGTGGGAACTGTGTTTGAAGGACAATCGCAATTCAACCTCACTATACCCGAACTATTACGGAAACAAGCCCGATTTTAA
- the pstA gene encoding phosphate ABC transporter, permease protein, which produces MNINNSSQFSSQQNQSNFDVGLSRRFMIDRIFQIVCWTAVIIGLVALVVLLVDVLIDGLPRLDWTLLSEFPSRRASRAGLKSALVGTIWLMLMTAILTFPLGVGAGIFLEEFVKDTWYAKVIEVNISNLAAVPSIIYGLLGLAVFVRVMEPITGGRSVLAGAMTLSLLVLPIVIVATREALRAVPDSLRQAGFALGATRWQVISSQVFPLAFPGILTGTILALSRAIGETAPLITIGALTFIAFLPPLSLEGLQTPFTALPIQIFNWVSRPQKDFHTLAAAGIIVLMVVLLLMNATAVWLRNKFQQDK; this is translated from the coding sequence ATGAACATCAATAATTCTTCCCAATTTTCATCGCAGCAAAATCAATCTAACTTTGATGTCGGTTTGTCCCGACGCTTTATGATTGATCGCATTTTTCAAATTGTCTGCTGGACGGCGGTAATTATTGGATTGGTCGCTCTAGTTGTTTTGCTCGTTGATGTGCTTATTGACGGTTTACCCCGTTTAGATTGGACACTTTTAAGTGAATTTCCCTCCCGTCGCGCTAGTCGTGCGGGTTTAAAATCAGCCTTAGTGGGAACGATTTGGCTAATGCTAATGACTGCTATTTTAACCTTTCCCCTTGGTGTGGGTGCAGGTATTTTTCTAGAAGAATTTGTGAAAGATACCTGGTATGCCAAGGTTATTGAGGTAAATATCAGTAATCTTGCTGCTGTTCCTTCGATTATTTACGGTTTGCTAGGTCTGGCTGTATTTGTACGAGTCATGGAGCCAATTACTGGTGGTCGCAGCGTCTTAGCAGGTGCGATGACTCTCAGCTTATTAGTTCTTCCCATTGTGATTGTCGCAACTAGAGAAGCTCTGCGGGCGGTTCCCGATAGTCTCCGTCAAGCAGGATTTGCCCTAGGGGCAACGCGCTGGCAAGTAATTAGTTCTCAGGTTTTTCCACTGGCATTTCCAGGAATTTTGACGGGGACAATTCTAGCTCTTTCTCGTGCTATTGGTGAAACTGCGCCTTTAATTACCATTGGAGCTTTAACTTTTATTGCTTTTTTACCTCCCCTATCTCTAGAAGGTTTGCAAACCCCATTTACCGCTTTACCTATCCAAATTTTCAACTGGGTTTCCCGTCCTCAAAAGGACTTTCACACCTTAGCAGCAGCAGGAATTATTGTACTGATGGTAGTACTTCTGTTGATGAATGCTACCGCAGTTTGGTTACGTAATAAGTTTCAACAAGACAAGTAA
- a CDS encoding nuclease SbcCD, D subunit has translation MIKVLHLADIHLGSGFSHGRINPETGINTRLEDFVKTLSICIDRAIAEPVDVVLFAGDAFPDATPAPFIHEAFASQFRRLADANIPTILLVGNHDQHSQGNGGASLCIYRTLVVPGFIVGDRITTHRINTINGGLQVITLPWLNRSTLLTRPETEGLSLEEVHQLLIEKLQPVLEAEIRRLDPNVPTILLGHLMADRANLGAERLLAVGKGFSIPLSLLIRPEFDYVALGHVHKHQNLNKTNDPPIIYPGSIERVDFSEEKEDKGYVLLEIAKGKVNWEFCPLPVRPFCTINLDISSAQDPQEAVLNAIAKEPIEDAVVRLIYQIRSEQLELINTTALYQALQPAHSYTIRPELISQLARPRLPELGVENTLDPIFALKTYLNNREDLKELKVDLINAAQSLLAKDTVEN, from the coding sequence ATGATCAAAGTTCTTCATTTGGCAGATATTCATCTGGGAAGCGGTTTTTCTCACGGTAGAATCAATCCTGAAACTGGAATAAATACTCGTTTAGAAGATTTTGTTAAAACTTTAAGTATTTGTATTGACAGAGCGATCGCAGAACCTGTAGATGTAGTTTTATTTGCTGGAGATGCTTTTCCTGATGCGACACCTGCACCTTTTATTCATGAAGCTTTTGCTAGCCAGTTTCGCCGTTTAGCTGATGCCAATATTCCTACTATTCTTTTAGTAGGCAATCACGATCAACATTCTCAAGGCAATGGAGGAGCGAGTTTATGTATTTATCGTACCTTAGTAGTGCCTGGATTTATTGTGGGCGATCGCATTACTACCCATCGCATTAATACTATTAATGGTGGTCTTCAAGTTATTACTTTACCTTGGTTGAATCGTTCGACGCTGCTTACTCGTCCTGAAACCGAAGGTTTATCTTTAGAAGAAGTCCATCAATTATTAATCGAAAAGTTACAACCAGTTTTAGAAGCGGAAATTCGTCGTCTCGATCCTAATGTGCCTACGATCCTGTTAGGTCATTTGATGGCAGATCGTGCTAATTTGGGTGCAGAAAGATTACTCGCCGTAGGAAAAGGATTTAGCATTCCCCTATCGTTGTTAATTCGTCCTGAATTTGATTATGTCGCTTTAGGTCACGTTCACAAACATCAAAATCTCAACAAAACTAACGATCCTCCGATCATTTATCCTGGCAGTATTGAAAGAGTTGATTTTAGCGAAGAAAAAGAAGATAAAGGCTATGTTTTATTAGAAATAGCGAAAGGAAAAGTAAATTGGGAATTTTGTCCCTTACCCGTTCGTCCTTTTTGTACGATTAATTTAGATATTTCTAGCGCGCAAGATCCTCAAGAGGCAGTGTTAAATGCGATCGCAAAAGAACCAATCGAAGATGCTGTAGTCAGACTAATTTATCAAATCCGCTCTGAACAATTAGAATTAATTAATACAACTGCACTTTATCAAGCTCTTCAACCTGCTCATAGTTACACAATTCGTCCTGAATTAATTAGTCAATTAGCTCGTCCGCGTCTGCCAGAATTAGGAGTAGAAAACACTCTCGATCCGATCTTTGCACTAAAAACCTATTTAAATAACCGCGAAGATCTAAAAGAGCTTAAAGTAGATTTAATTAATGCTGCTCAAAGTTTGCTAGCTAAAGATACAGTAGAAAATTAG
- the pstS gene encoding phosphate transport system substrate-binding protein gives MMKQKYQLPLSSTLAILLASVSVGSVATQSFASNANKQQDGGLITVDGSSTVFPITEAMAEEFQIANPGTRITVGISGTGGGFKKFCAGETDIQDASRPIKTEEIELCQQAGIEYIELPVAYDALSVVANPQNDWLDCLTTEELKKIWEPAAQGKITNWNQVRPEFPDQELTLYGAGTDSGTFDYFTDAINGEEGASRGDYTASEDDNVIVQGVANDPNALGYFGLAYYEENQNSLKAISIDDGDPSNGDGCVAPGVATVDDSTYQPLARPIFIYVKKEALSRPEVQSFVNYYMDPANSELVSEVGYVPLTEGVYQAVQTRLENQTTGTVFEGGSTVGVKLTEVLAQ, from the coding sequence ATGATGAAGCAGAAATATCAGCTTCCTTTAAGTTCAACCCTAGCTATTTTGCTCGCCAGTGTATCTGTTGGTAGCGTAGCCACTCAATCCTTTGCTTCCAATGCTAATAAGCAGCAAGATGGTGGATTGATTACGGTTGACGGTTCAAGTACGGTATTTCCCATCACCGAAGCAATGGCGGAAGAATTTCAAATAGCCAATCCTGGAACTAGAATAACAGTAGGAATTTCTGGTACTGGAGGTGGTTTTAAAAAATTCTGTGCGGGAGAAACCGATATTCAAGATGCTTCCCGTCCCATTAAAACTGAAGAAATAGAACTTTGTCAGCAAGCAGGAATTGAGTATATCGAACTGCCAGTTGCTTACGATGCACTATCAGTGGTAGCAAACCCTCAAAATGATTGGTTAGACTGCTTGACTACTGAAGAACTTAAAAAAATCTGGGAACCAGCAGCTCAGGGTAAGATTACCAACTGGAATCAAGTCAGACCAGAGTTTCCAGATCAAGAACTGACTCTTTACGGAGCGGGTACTGATTCGGGGACATTTGACTACTTTACTGATGCTATTAACGGTGAAGAAGGAGCTAGTCGTGGTGACTATACTGCTAGTGAAGATGATAATGTCATCGTGCAGGGTGTGGCTAACGACCCCAATGCCTTGGGTTATTTTGGTTTAGCTTACTATGAAGAAAACCAAAACAGTCTCAAAGCCATCAGTATTGACGACGGAGATCCGAGTAATGGAGATGGTTGTGTTGCTCCTGGAGTAGCAACAGTAGATGACAGTACCTATCAACCATTAGCACGTCCTATCTTTATCTACGTTAAAAAAGAGGCTTTGTCTCGTCCAGAAGTGCAGAGTTTTGTCAACTATTATATGGATCCTGCCAATAGCGAACTAGTAAGTGAAGTTGGTTACGTTCCTTTAACAGAAGGAGTATATCAAGCAGTGCAAACTCGTTTGGAAAATCAAACCACGGGAACAGTTTTTGAAGGTGGTTCTACCGTGGGAGTAAAACTTACAGAGGTACTCGCTCAATAA
- a CDS encoding photosystem II reaction center protein K has protein sequence MLLAKLPEAYAIFNPLVDVLPLIPLFFLLLAFVWQAAVGFR, from the coding sequence ATGCTATTAGCAAAGCTACCAGAAGCCTACGCTATTTTTAACCCTTTAGTAGATGTTCTGCCCTTGATTCCCTTATTTTTCCTTTTACTGGCTTTTGTTTGGCAAGCAGCAGTGGGATTTCGATAA
- a CDS encoding transcriptional regulator, ArsR family — MDAFFIARKDVFSNLVSNESKIKKTFQINLMQVTTSDLTQIWAGFHALSEPLRLQIIELLHSHELCVCELCNKLEVNQSKLSFHLKTLKEANLVRARQEGRWIYYSLNLAQFIVLEQYLAEYRRFGDILPARGCD, encoded by the coding sequence ATGGATGCCTTTTTTATTGCCAGGAAGGATGTGTTTAGCAACCTGGTTAGCAATGAGTCTAAAATAAAAAAAACATTTCAAATAAATTTGATGCAAGTTACTACTTCAGATTTAACCCAAATTTGGGCTGGTTTTCACGCGCTATCAGAACCCTTAAGGTTACAAATTATCGAACTGTTGCACTCTCATGAGTTATGTGTTTGTGAACTGTGTAACAAACTAGAGGTAAATCAATCGAAACTTTCTTTCCATCTAAAAACTCTCAAGGAAGCCAATCTCGTTCGCGCTCGACAAGAAGGACGTTGGATTTACTATAGTCTCAATTTGGCTCAGTTTATTGTTCTCGAACAGTATTTAGCCGAATATCGACGTTTTGGAGATATTTTACCAGCAAGAGGCTGTGATTAA
- a CDS encoding RNA polymerase sigma-E factor, ECF-type, group 3 encodes MKFQQLWQQYKDPLQQFLRSQVKNSADVDDLLQEIFIKTHQHLNTLKEPEKLRSWLFQITRNTVIDYYRKSRVETSRQDKVNDTMLTDEQPEQYEQIRQELTNCIRPLLERLPEKYREAIEIVDLQSKSQKELANKLGLSHSAVKSRVQRGRRMLQNKFHECCYYNSDVRGNLIDYQVKPNGC; translated from the coding sequence ATGAAATTTCAACAGCTTTGGCAGCAATATAAAGACCCCCTTCAACAGTTCTTGCGATCGCAAGTCAAAAATTCAGCAGATGTAGATGACTTACTTCAAGAAATTTTCATCAAAACGCATCAACATCTCAACACTCTCAAAGAGCCAGAAAAATTGCGTTCGTGGCTGTTTCAAATTACTAGGAACACTGTAATTGATTATTATCGAAAGTCCCGTGTGGAAACTTCGCGCCAGGACAAGGTGAACGATACAATGTTGACGGACGAACAACCAGAGCAATACGAACAAATTCGACAAGAATTGACTAACTGCATTCGACCCTTGCTTGAGCGACTTCCAGAAAAATATCGTGAAGCTATTGAGATAGTGGACTTACAAAGTAAATCTCAGAAGGAATTAGCAAATAAACTAGGACTATCTCATTCGGCAGTCAAATCGCGGGTACAGAGAGGTCGTCGTATGCTTCAAAACAAGTTTCATGAATGCTGCTATTACAACTCAGATGTTAGGGGCAATCTTATTGATTATCAAGTTAAACCAAATGGTTGTTAA
- a CDS encoding arsenate reductase, glutathione/glutaredoxin type has protein sequence MKKVMFVCKRNSCRSQMAEGFAKTLGEGKIEVTSSGLEASRVHPTAIKVMSEIGIDISNQTSDPLSNFNANDYDAVISMCGCGVNLPTEWVTQEVFEDWQLDDPDGQPIETFHRVRDEIKKRVAKLIEQLS, from the coding sequence ATGAAAAAAGTCATGTTTGTGTGCAAAAGAAATTCCTGTCGTTCCCAGATGGCAGAAGGTTTTGCCAAAACATTAGGAGAAGGCAAAATTGAAGTTACATCTTCTGGTTTGGAAGCCAGTCGGGTACATCCCACTGCTATTAAGGTGATGTCTGAAATTGGAATTGATATCAGTAACCAAACTTCAGATCCTTTGAGTAATTTTAATGCCAATGATTACGATGCAGTTATTTCCATGTGTGGTTGTGGGGTTAATTTACCGACCGAATGGGTGACTCAAGAAGTCTTTGAAGATTGGCAATTAGATGATCCTGATGGACAACCAATAGAAACTTTTCACCGTGTCAGAGATGAAATCAAAAAGCGAGTAGCCAAACTCATTGAGCAACTTAGTTAG
- the pstB_1 gene encoding Phosphate import ATP-binding protein → MNTNTLENAVAEAIFQLEQVSVYYGNFEAVRQVNMNIPKNKITAFIGPSGCGKSTLLRCLNRLNDLIPGARVEGRITYHDRNLYGRGMEAVEVRRRIGMVFQKPNPFPKSIYDNIAFGARVNGYRGDMDKLIERSLKQAALWDEVKDKLRENGLSLSGGQQQRLCIARAIAIEPEVLLMDEPCSALDPISTLKIEELIQQLKQTYTIVIVTHNMQQASRASDMAAFFNVVTSEEGKRSGYLVEYSPTVQLFNNPQEESTQEYVSGRFG, encoded by the coding sequence ATGAACACTAATACTCTAGAAAATGCTGTAGCAGAAGCAATTTTTCAACTAGAACAAGTTTCGGTTTACTACGGTAACTTCGAGGCGGTTCGTCAAGTTAACATGAATATCCCCAAAAACAAAATTACTGCTTTTATCGGTCCTTCTGGTTGCGGAAAAAGTACCCTACTACGTTGTTTAAATCGCTTAAACGACCTTATTCCTGGAGCAAGAGTAGAAGGACGAATTACCTATCATGATCGCAATTTGTATGGTAGAGGTATGGAAGCGGTAGAAGTGCGCCGTCGCATCGGTATGGTATTTCAAAAACCTAATCCATTTCCTAAATCAATCTATGACAATATTGCGTTTGGGGCAAGAGTTAATGGCTATCGCGGAGATATGGATAAACTGATAGAGCGATCGCTTAAGCAAGCTGCTCTTTGGGATGAAGTTAAAGATAAGCTTAGAGAAAACGGTTTATCTCTCTCTGGTGGACAGCAGCAACGTCTCTGTATTGCGCGTGCGATCGCTATTGAACCAGAAGTATTGCTGATGGATGAGCCTTGTTCTGCCCTCGATCCCATTTCTACTCTCAAAATTGAAGAGTTAATTCAGCAGCTTAAACAAACCTATACGATCGTGATCGTAACTCATAATATGCAACAGGCAAGTCGAGCTTCGGACATGGCTGCTTTTTTTAATGTCGTGACTTCTGAGGAAGGAAAACGCTCTGGTTATTTAGTGGAGTATAGCCCAACAGTTCAACTGTTTAACAATCCCCAGGAGGAATCAACCCAAGAATACGTCAGTGGTCGTTTTGGCTAA
- the pstC gene encoding phosphate ABC transporter, permease protein, producing the protein MSISSFEQFDRSKRWRPNRSLNKWLQRTIVAIFGLFALISVLTTFGIVITLLVDAIPFFQEVPLVNFLTDTQWTPLFTQKEYGIFVLISATFLTSVIAVAVALPLGLLSAVCLSEYAPRSLRRWLKPALEILAGVPTVVYGYFALLFVTPILRSFIPGMQPFNSLSAGIVLGIAIIPTVASLSEDAIYAVPNSLRQGAYALGSTKREVILGVVIPSALSGIVASFILGVSRAVGETMIVTIAAGQSPTLTLNPLVPVATMTAYIVQVSLGDAPAGSLAFKTIYAVGLTLFIITLVLNVFSFWFVRRFQQKYE; encoded by the coding sequence ATGAGTATCAGTTCGTTTGAACAATTCGACCGAAGTAAGAGGTGGCGACCAAATCGTAGTCTGAACAAATGGCTACAGAGAACTATTGTCGCCATCTTTGGATTGTTTGCCCTAATTTCTGTTTTAACTACATTCGGCATTGTTATTACTTTACTGGTGGATGCCATTCCTTTCTTTCAGGAAGTTCCTTTGGTTAATTTCTTAACAGACACCCAATGGACTCCCCTATTTACCCAGAAAGAATACGGAATTTTTGTCCTAATTAGCGCGACCTTTTTGACTTCAGTAATTGCAGTAGCAGTAGCTCTACCTTTGGGTTTGCTTTCTGCCGTTTGCTTGAGCGAATACGCTCCCCGTTCTCTGCGTCGCTGGCTCAAACCAGCTTTGGAGATTCTGGCTGGTGTGCCGACCGTAGTATACGGTTATTTTGCTCTTTTATTTGTCACTCCCATACTGCGTAGTTTTATTCCAGGTATGCAGCCGTTTAACTCCCTAAGTGCAGGAATAGTATTGGGTATTGCGATCATCCCTACGGTTGCGTCTCTTAGTGAAGATGCAATTTATGCAGTTCCCAATAGCTTAAGGCAGGGAGCTTACGCTCTGGGGTCAACCAAACGGGAAGTAATTTTAGGCGTAGTAATTCCCTCTGCCCTATCAGGAATTGTCGCTTCCTTTATTCTGGGAGTTTCTCGTGCTGTAGGAGAAACGATGATTGTTACCATTGCTGCGGGTCAAAGTCCCACTCTAACTCTTAATCCTCTCGTCCCGGTTGCTACGATGACTGCCTATATCGTTCAGGTTAGTTTGGGGGATGCTCCTGCTGGTTCTTTGGCCTTTAAAACAATCTACGCCGTAGGTTTGACTTTGTTCATAATTACGCTAGTTTTGAATGTTTTTAGCTTTTGGTTTGTCCGTCGTTTTCAACAAAAATACGAATGA